The following proteins come from a genomic window of Candidatus Binatia bacterium:
- a CDS encoding DUF899 family protein: MNPETATLQTEIDRLERELLEGRERLAGLKRKAPRPAVKDYTLAGWKGPVQLSELFAGKPDLIVVHNMGRGCRYCTLWADGFNGVYPHLADRAAFVVCSPDAVEVQKEFASGRGWRFPMVSGKESTFIQDMGFRSEKGWMPGVSTFHLEPTEAIVRVAHDGFGPFDSYCSVWHLFALLAEGVNDWEPQYRY; the protein is encoded by the coding sequence ATGAATCCCGAGACCGCAACCCTTCAAACCGAAATCGACCGCCTGGAGCGGGAGCTGCTCGAGGGGCGGGAGCGCCTCGCCGGGCTGAAGCGCAAGGCGCCGCGCCCGGCCGTGAAGGACTACACCCTCGCCGGATGGAAGGGCCCCGTGCAGCTGAGCGAGCTGTTCGCGGGGAAGCCCGACCTGATCGTGGTGCACAACATGGGGCGCGGCTGCCGCTACTGCACGCTCTGGGCCGACGGATTCAACGGCGTCTATCCGCACCTGGCCGACCGCGCCGCGTTCGTCGTCTGCTCGCCCGACGCCGTCGAGGTCCAGAAGGAGTTCGCGTCGGGGCGCGGCTGGCGCTTCCCGATGGTCTCGGGCAAGGAATCCACGTTCATCCAGGACATGGGATTCCGGAGCGAGAAGGGGTGGATGCCCGGCGTCTCGACGTTCCACCTGGAGCCGACCGAGGCAATCGTGCGCGTAGCGCACGATGGATTCGGTCCCTTCGATTCCTATTGTTCCGTGTGGCACCTATTCGCGCTTCTTGCCGAGGGTGTGAACGACTGGGAGCCGCAGTACCGCTACTAG